The Dehalococcoidales bacterium DNA segment CAATACCGCTTTGGCTGTAGACGCCACCGCTGATTATGCCCTTATAGATACTGGCAGGGACGTCATCATCGCAGCCGAAAAATTGCTCGCCACGCTAGAGTTACCAGAAATGAATATTTGCGGCAGTATAAAAGGCAAAAACCTGGCAGGCCTGGAATATTTACCACTATATAACCCACATGATTATAACGTTGACCGCATGCGCTTTATTGCCGGTACAAGCGAGCTGGAGAAACAACCAGCAATTAAAGACCTTAGATATCGGGTTATAGCAGCGTCTTTTGTATCTATGGAGGACGGCACCGGAATTGTACATATCGCTCCAGCATTCGGCGAGGCAGACTTTGAAGTCGGTAAGACCGAGGCTCTTGATTTTGTACAACACGTTGACTTGAGCGGTAAGATCACAGGCAGCTTCGATTTTACCGGGATTTTTGTGAAAAACGCAGACAAGATAATATCGCACGATCTAAAAGAGCGCAATCTGCTGTATAGGGAAACTACTATAACCCACACTTATCCATTCTGTTGGCGTTGCTCCACCCCACTTCTATACTACGTCAAACAGTCCTGGTACATTAGAACTACTGCCCGTAAAGATCGGCTAATAAACCTGAATCAGCAAATAAACTGGTATCCAGAGCACATTAAAAATGGACGTTTTGGCGATTGGCTGGAAAACAATGTCGATTGGGCTTTTTCGCGTGAGCGTTATTGGGGTACTCCATTGCCAGTATGGTATTGCGAGGCTTGTGGTAAATATGACTGCATCGGTGGAATAGAAGAACTGGAGTCAAAGCCCGGATTCTCAGGTTTTGAAGGCGAGATTGATCTTCACCGACCTTACGTTGACAACCTGACCTATACATGTCAATGCGGTGGTTTGATGCGTCGCCAGAGCGAAGTGATAGATTGCTGGTTCGACTCGGGTAATATGCCGATAGCTCAATATCACTATCCATTCGAGAACAATACACTGCTAACCGATGGGCGTTTTCCAGCTGATTTCATATGCGAAGCCATTGATCAGACTCGTGGATGGTTTTACAGCCTGCATGCTATCAGCTCGTTATTGTTTAACAGTGTCGCTTATCGCAATGTGATTTGTCTGGGTCACATCCTGGACGAAAAAGGCGAAAAGATGAGCAAAAGCCGCAGCAATGTTATTCAGCCATCAGCGATAATTAATAAATACGGTACCGATGCCATGCGCTGGTATCTTTACACCGCCAGCCCTCCTGGTCAACCAAGACGTTTTTCTGAAGGATTGGTTGGAGAGGTAATGAGGCAGTTCATGCTACCTTTGTGGAATGTATATTCGTTCTTTGTAACCTACGCCAATATCGATAATTACAACCCCATGGATTCCAACCATCCAACACCCAACGCAGAGCTTGACCGCTGGATATTGTCAGAACTTAACGACCTTGTAGCCAAGGTAAGAAACGACCTTGATGGCTATGATCCAACCACCGCTGGCAGACGAATCGAAGCTTTTGTTTCCGTTTTATCGAACTGGTATGTCCGCCGTAGCCGGAGACGTTTTTGGAAAAGTGAAAACGATGAAGATAAGCTTGCTGCTTATGATACTCTTTATAATTGCCTTCATACACTTTGCCGCCTGTTGGCTCCCTTTATGCCCTTCCTGGCTGAAGCAATGTACCAAAATCTGGTTCTCGGAATTGACTCGAACTCTCCAGAGTCGGTCCACCTTGCCTCTTTCCCGGAAGCTGATACAACTGCAATTGATATCGAACTGGCCGCTAGTGTACAACTGGCGATAAAAATATGCAGTCTGGGGCGATCAGCACGAAGCCAAGCTGGTATCAAAATACGTCAACCACTATCAGTTCTTAAGGTGGTTCTGCAGAATGCTGCCGAAGAAAAGCGCTTAGTACAGGTTAAAGACCAGATCCTAGAAGAATTAAATGTCAAAGATATTAAAGTAGCCTATAACCAAGACGAGCTCGTAAACGAAGGCATGCAATTGAGTTCGGATAATTCATATACTGTTGGGATTAATACTGAAATTACACCCGACCTGGAATCCGAAGGATTAGCAAGAGAAATTGTGCGACGTATTCAAACCCTTCGCCGTCAGGCTGATTTTGATATCGCTGATCGTATAATAACCTACTATCAGGCAGATGAAAGAATTAGAGAAGTAATGAATGAACATTGCAGTTATATCAGCCGGGAAACTTTATCCGCAGATATTGTATATCAGGCACCGGATGAACAAACATATTCGGAGAGCTTTAAACTGGATAGTCATTCCATTGAGTTGGGGGTAAAAAGACAAGACTAATTGTAAGCAGAGAGTGCGACGTTAGCTGTGTACTGCTTACCGTCACGGTAATAGCCAATTTTTATCGTTTGCCCAATTTCCTTGGATCGTATAGTCCATACCAGGTCTTCCACTGTAAGGGTAGGCTTCTCATCTATCGAGAGGATTACATCACCAGCTTTGAGGCCGCCTGCTTCAGCTCCAGTGCCTGGATTCACTCCCTGTATTAACACGCCCTGGTCTATACCCAGTTCAAAGTAACTGTTTATTGCTGGATTAACAGTCGTCATTCCCCATATTCCCAAAAACGGGTAGGTGACAGAACCTCGTGTTATGAGGCGTTCTATTACCGGCATGGCAGAATCAACGCTGATCGCATAACCAACACTTTCAATGGTTATATCCACCAGTTTAGCATTGGTGATGCCGACAACTTCCCCAGCCAGATTAATAAGCGGTCCACCACTATTGCCGGGATTCATAGCCGCGTCTGTTTCGATAAGACCATAAAGAGGTCTTCCGCCAATTACAGTAGAAACATTCAATTGACTTACCCAGCCGCCTTTCATGCTTATGCCAAGCCCCAGGGCATTACCAACGGCTGCAACTGGCTGGCCTACCTTTAAAAGAGAAGAGTTGCCGATCGAAGCCACCGGTAATCCGGACGCTTCTACATATAACACTGCAATGTCGGTAACCTCATCAGCATAAATACTCTTTACTTCAAAGTAGCGGCCATCAGATAATATAATTCCTACTTCTGAAGCCCCTTCAACCACATGTTCGTTGGTGACTATTATTCCATCACTATCAATAATCCATCCCGACCCGGAGCCAGTGGACGTTTCTACAGCAACGACCGAAGGGCGGGCTTTTTCTACAGCTTCAACCCAGTTGGCCAGATCTACACCAGGAGATTCGGTGGGTGGATTCCAAGTAGTATTAACCGGGGGTGATGTTGAAGTAGGAGGAGATGTACTGGAAACATGATTAAAATCGGGAAATCGTTCGATAATAATCTCGCAACTGCATAAGGTTATTATAATAATTAGGATCGAGCACAGACTTGTAATCAGCTTTATTCTTGCGTTTTTCATATTCATACCCATTACATGGTCATTATAGTAATGATATATCAAGCTAACACGTGTTTCAAACTAGAGTATGGTTACGTATCGCTTTATTCGGTTTCCATATGTACGAGCACAGCTCGGGTGTGACATGTATTTTTGTTTGCCGTGTCATCCCGGAGGAGGGCATTTCAGTAAATTGTGTCTTCCCTGAGCCGGGCGGTAGCCCGACGAAGGATCTTCCCCGGATAGTGCGCGTTGTTATATATGCTGTGTTTACGAAAAGACGAACACGAATCGTGTTAGACCCTTCACTTCGTTCAAGGGTGGCACTTGTTTATGAGTGCCCTTTGTCACAATGGCGTGTTTCCGTATAGACGGGCACAACTCGTGTGAGATTCTTCGCCGTGCTCGACAATGACATGTTTTTATGCATATATTTATAAACTGACGCATTTTCAAGAGGGCAGGCAAGCATAATTTAAGGGGAGCTAATGGCTCCCCTTAAATTATCAAATAGATTATTCTAAATCTCGGGTAAATGGTGCAATGCTTCCCGAACCTTATCATCCGGATATGCAAAATCTTTTAATTTTCCTGATAGATAACTGTCATACGATACCATATCGAAATGACCATGGCCGGAATGCCCAATCAAAATAGTTTTAGCCTCACCAGATTCACGGCATTTTATTGCCTCGTCAATGCCAGCACGTATCGCGTGGTTCGTCTCGGGTGCACTAATATATCCTTCACTGCGCGCAAATTGGATTCCCGCTTCAAAAGTAGCTACCTGTGGAACTGAACGAGCTTCAATTAATCCAAGTTTTAGAAGATGGGTAACCAGTGGAGACATCCCATGATAACGAAGCCCTCCGGCATGAACTGGCGGAGGCATAAACCGAGAACCCAGAGTATACATCTTAAGAAGGGGCGTCAAACCTGATACATCACCAAAGTCATAAGCATAGAGTCCTTTAGTTAACGAAGGACAACTTTCCGGCTCAACAGCTACTATCTGAATGCCAGGATGACTTCCATCAATCTTATCTTTCACAAAGGGTA contains these protein-coding regions:
- the ileS gene encoding isoleucine--tRNA ligase, coding for MGQVFQPVDTRINFPNQEEDILKFWKNQNIFEKSISSRKGGKRFVFYEGPPTANGNPGIHHVISRVFKDVVPRYKTMQGYYVPRIGGWDTHGLPVELEVEKELGFTSKTDIENYGIARFNAKCRESVFKYLKEWNAFTDRIAFWVDLDSAYITMKNSYIESCWWAIKKMWDDGLVYRGYKTAAHCPRCGTSLSSHEVAQGYDDNTTDPSVYIKFRLTKESLPKLGINLDGNKSVYLLAWTTTPWTLPGNTALAVDATADYALIDTGRDVIIAAEKLLATLELPEMNICGSIKGKNLAGLEYLPLYNPHDYNVDRMRFIAGTSELEKQPAIKDLRYRVIAASFVSMEDGTGIVHIAPAFGEADFEVGKTEALDFVQHVDLSGKITGSFDFTGIFVKNADKIISHDLKERNLLYRETTITHTYPFCWRCSTPLLYYVKQSWYIRTTARKDRLINLNQQINWYPEHIKNGRFGDWLENNVDWAFSRERYWGTPLPVWYCEACGKYDCIGGIEELESKPGFSGFEGEIDLHRPYVDNLTYTCQCGGLMRRQSEVIDCWFDSGNMPIAQYHYPFENNTLLTDGRFPADFICEAIDQTRGWFYSLHAISSLLFNSVAYRNVICLGHILDEKGEKMSKSRSNVIQPSAIINKYGTDAMRWYLYTASPPGQPRRFSEGLVGEVMRQFMLPLWNVYSFFVTYANIDNYNPMDSNHPTPNAELDRWILSELNDLVAKVRNDLDGYDPTTAGRRIEAFVSVLSNWYVRRSRRRFWKSENDEDKLAAYDTLYNCLHTLCRLLAPFMPFLAEAMYQNLVLGIDSNSPESVHLASFPEADTTAIDIELAASVQLAIKICSLGRSARSQAGIKIRQPLSVLKVVLQNAAEEKRLVQVKDQILEELNVKDIKVAYNQDELVNEGMQLSSDNSYTVGINTEITPDLESEGLAREIVRRIQTLRRQADFDIADRIITYYQADERIREVMNEHCSYISRETLSADIVYQAPDEQTYSESFKLDSHSIELGVKRQD
- a CDS encoding trypsin-like peptidase domain-containing protein gives rise to the protein MKNARIKLITSLCSILIIIITLCSCEIIIERFPDFNHVSSTSPPTSTSPPVNTTWNPPTESPGVDLANWVEAVEKARPSVVAVETSTGSGSGWIIDSDGIIVTNEHVVEGASEVGIILSDGRYFEVKSIYADEVTDIAVLYVEASGLPVASIGNSSLLKVGQPVAAVGNALGLGISMKGGWVSQLNVSTVIGGRPLYGLIETDAAMNPGNSGGPLINLAGEVVGITNAKLVDITIESVGYAISVDSAMPVIERLITRGSVTYPFLGIWGMTTVNPAINSYFELGIDQGVLIQGVNPGTGAEAGGLKAGDVILSIDEKPTLTVEDLVWTIRSKEIGQTIKIGYYRDGKQYTANVALSAYN